The Lynx canadensis isolate LIC74 chromosome D1, mLynCan4.pri.v2, whole genome shotgun sequence genome has a segment encoding these proteins:
- the LOC115526061 gene encoding olfactory receptor 10G6: MHSGNQTSVSHFILVGLHHPPQLGVPLFLAFLVIYALTVSGNGLIIFTVLVDTRLHRPMYWFLCHLSFLDMTVSSAIVPKMLAGFVLDSRVISFGGCVIQLFSFHFLGCTECFLYTLMAYDRFLAICKPLHYATIMTRNVCNYLALGTWLGGTLHSLFQTSFIFRLPFCGPNQVDYFFCDIPAMLRLACADITVNELVTFVDIGFLALTCFMLILTSYGYIVAAILRIQSTDGRRNAFSTCAAHLTVVIVYYVPCTFIYLRPGSQEPLDGVVAVFYTVITPLLNPIVYTLRNKEMKAALWRLGSHKDVLPH; the protein is encoded by the coding sequence ATGCACAGTGGAAACCAGACTTCTGTGTCTCACTTCATTTTGGTGGGCCTGCACCACCCACCGCAGCTAGGGGTGCCGCTCTTCCTGGCTTTCCTGGTCATCTATGCCCTCACTGTCTCTGGCAACGGGCTCATCATCTTCACCGTCTTGGTGGACACCCGGCTTCACCGCCCCATGTACTGGTTCCTGTGTCATCTCTCCTTCTTGGACATGACAGTTTCCTCTGCCATTGTCCCCAAGATGCTAGCTGGCTTTGTCTTGGATAGCAGGGTCATCTCCTTTGGAGGCTGTGTAATCCaactcttttctttccatttcctgggCTGTACTGAATGCTTCCTTTACACGCTCATGGCTTATGATCGCTtcttggccatctgtaagccTTTACATTATGCCACCATCATGACCCGGAACGTCTGTAATTACCTGGctttgggcacctggctgggagGTACCCTCCACTCACTTTTCCAAACAAGCTTCATATTCCGGCTGCCCTTCTGTGGCCCAAACCAGGTAGACTACTTCTTCTGTGACATTCCCGCCATGCTGCGTCTAGCCTGTGCTGACATCACCGTCAATGAGCTGGTCACCTTTGTGGACATTGGGTTCTTGGCCCTCACCTGCTTCATGCTCATCCTCACTTCCTATGGGTATATAGTGGCTGCCATCCTGCGAATCCAGTCCACTGATGGGCGCCGCAATGCCTTCTCCACCTGTGCTGCCCACCTCACTGTTGTCATCGTTTACTATGTGCCCTGCACCTTCATTTACCTTCGCCCTGGCTCTCAGGAACCCCTGGATGGAGTGGTCGCCGTCTTCTACACTGTCATCACCCCCTTGCTTAACCCCATCGTCTACACGCTCCGCAACAAAGAGATGAAGGCAGCAttgtggaggctgggaagtcacAAGGATGTGCTGCCTCACTGA
- the LOC115526025 gene encoding olfactory receptor 10G9: MRNMSVVTTFILTGLPHAPALDIPLFGIFLVIYVLTVVGNLLILLVITVDSHLHTPMYYFLANLSFIDMWFSTVTVPKMLMTLVSPGGGAISFHGCVAQLYSFHFLGSTECFLYTVMSYDRYLAISQPLRYASLMGGRACALLATTTWLSGSLHSAVQTTLTFRLPYCGPSQIQHYFCDGPPILRLACADTSMNERVIFVNIGVVALSCFLLIVLSYVSIVCSILKIRTSEGRCRAFQTCTSHCIVVLCFFVPCVFVYLRPGSKDAVDGIVAVFYTVLTPLLNPVVYTLRNKEVKKALLKLKDKVT; the protein is encoded by the coding sequence ATGAGAAACATGAGCGTAGTGACAACGTTCATCCTCACGGGTCTTCCCCATGCACCAGCACTGGACATCCCCCTCTTTGGAATCTTCTTGGTGATTTATGTACTCACTGTGGTGGGGAACCTCCTCATCCTGCTGGTGATCACGGTGGATTCCCACCTCCACACTCCCATGTACTATTTCCTGGCCAACTTGTCCTTCATCGACATGTGGTTCTCCACCGTCACTGTGCCCAAAATGCTGATGACCTTGGTCTCCCCGGGAGGCGGGGCCATCTCCTTTCACGGCTGTGTGGCCCAGCTCTACTCCTTTCACTTCCTGGGGAGCACCGAGTGTTTCCTCTACACAGTCATGTCCTACGACCGCTACCTGGCCATCAGTCAGCCGCTCAGGTATGCCAGCCTGATGGGTGGGAGAGCGTGTGCCCTCCTGGCCACCACCACGTGGCTCAGCGGCTCTCTGCACTCTGCTGTCCAGACCACACTGACCTTCCGCTTGCCCTACTGTGGGCCCAGCCAGATCCAGCATTATTTCTGTGACGGACCACCCATCCTCAGACTGGCCTGTGCAGACACGTCCATGAACGAGAGGGTGATCTTTGTCAACATCGGAGTAGTGGCCTTGAGCTGCTTTCTCCTGATAGTGCTGTCCTATGTGTCCATCGTCTGTTCCATCCTGAAGATCCGCACCTCCGAGGGGAGATGCAGAGCCTTTCAGACCTGTACCTCCCACTGCATTGTggtcctttgtttctttgttccctgTGTTTTTGTTTACCTGAGGCCAGGCTCCAAGGATGCTGTGGACGGGATTGTGGCAGTTTTCTACACTGTGCTGACTCCCCTTCTCAACCCTGTGGTGTACACCCTGAGGAACAAGGAAGTGAAGAAAGCTCTATTGAAGCTTAAAGACAAAGTAACATAG